The nucleotide sequence TTTCCACCACGTAAGTCGGATCGTTCACGATATCTCGGATCTGATTGTTGGGTGTATAGGGATTTTGGATATTGGAATCGGGAGTCACCAAGTTGGAATAAGTATTATGGAAACCTTCTATCTTTATCAGATAATCGGTCCCGATACTTTGCTCGATGCCTACGGAAGAATGGACAGAATATTCCATTTTTAAGTTAGGATTTCCCGATTTGGAGGAATATTGTTCTATTCTAGTCGGTGCGTTATAATGTTCTCCCGATCCTGCAAGAAGTTTCGTTCCGGTTTTAACAAATTCGTATTCGATCCTAGCTCTGATGGAATCTTTTTTTTCACCGGATTTATCATAGTAGTCGTTGCGATAACCCGGTAAAAAACGAAAACCTCCCAGCCTAAATTCTAATTCCGCAAATTGCGCAATCTCCTTGGTATGGATACGGTCACCCTCGAATAAGGCCCTGAATTGACGGTTGGAATCGAGCAAGTCGTTGAAAATTTCCAGGAATTGAGAATTATTCGTTTCGATATCCTGTCCGTTAAGCTTGATATTTGTTTCACGATACTGGGCACCAAAACGAAAATATAGATAATTTTCCAGGATCCGGATCTTGTTGTTGTTTTCCGCAAAAGTAAGATTTTGCCTCGTAACGTTCCCAAAACCGAATATCCTCTCACCGCTCAGGGGATTATCGTATTTCATTTCATAATTTTCTTTAAAAGAATTATTTGAAATAGAGAAAGAACTCTCGATCCCGGAACCATTGTTAAAAACGTATCTAAGTCCGCTCGTTCCGAAACTTCTATCGATCCCTACCGGCGGACGGCTTAGGGCGTTTCCCAGATCGAACTCATTTTCCATCGTTTTCGAATATTTCTGCAGGTCCTTTGCTCCGAAGAACATTGCTGTGATCGTATGATTTTCTCCGGGTTTCCAATTAAATTTAGTCTGAAAGTCCTCGTAATCAGCATACTTTGCGTCTTGAGGGATCCCGTCCGGATAAAACTGCATGAGAGTATAATTCGGATAAGACTTTCTTGCGGAAACTATCGCAAATGCGTTTTCGGAAAGTTTATGCTGATGATAAACGTCCGACAAGAATGTATTCACATTTATAATAGAATGATTTTTTTTAACTTCATCCGGAGTCCTTATATCGATGATCCCTCCCGTCGCGAATCCGTATTGGACAGGAAAGGCCCCCGAATATACGTTGATCGATCTTATGATATTATTGTTTAATACGGACGATTGGTCCCCTAAGTGGTACGGATAAGACATCGGGAACCCATCCAAATAATATCCGTTCTGCAGAGTTCCCCCTCCCCGAATTACCAGGAAACCTCTATCGCTATTGGAATATGGACTGGAACCTGCAAGATTACCTAAATTGGTTAGATTGGAAAAACTGGAGGAAGTCAAACCGACCGGAGGTACTGCAGAGATCCCGGGTAAAGTTTGTAACGCTTTTAACGAATCGTTTTGTGCTCCTGGAAGTCGTATAATCTCTTCTTGCTGTAGTGAATATCTGGATAAGGACTCGGATTCTTTTTTAGCAACAATATGGATACCGGAAGGAGTCTCCGGCTTGATCGTAAGTATGATTTTTTGCCGATCGGAAGTTACGATGATCTCCTTACTTATGATCCTGTCCGAAGAAACGATTCTCAATTCGTAAGATCCGAACGATTGGACCCCAATAATCGCTTTTCCGAAAGGGTCCGTACTATAGGACCTACCGGTCTCCTTCAATAAGAACCTAAGGTTCGAAATCGGAGATTTGTCCCTTTCGGAGAGAAAGAACACTTCGACCGTAACTTTGTTTTCCGAAAACAATGGAGTTTGGACCAGAAAAAGTAAGAC is from Leptospira sp. WS58.C1 and encodes:
- a CDS encoding TonB-dependent receptor plug domain-containing protein, with translation MFVKKFLEKNNIVKRKFLLGVLLFLVQTPLFSENKVTVEVFFLSERDKSPISNLRFLLKETGRSYSTDPFGKAIIGVQSFGSYELRIVSSDRIISKEIIVTSDRQKIILTIKPETPSGIHIVAKKESESLSRYSLQQEEIIRLPGAQNDSLKALQTLPGISAVPPVGLTSSSFSNLTNLGNLAGSSPYSNSDRGFLVIRGGGTLQNGYYLDGFPMSYPYHLGDQSSVLNNNIIRSINVYSGAFPVQYGFATGGIIDIRTPDEVKKNHSIINVNTFLSDVYHQHKLSENAFAIVSARKSYPNYTLMQFYPDGIPQDAKYADYEDFQTKFNWKPGENHTITAMFFGAKDLQKYSKTMENEFDLGNALSRPPVGIDRSFGTSGLRYVFNNGSGIESSFSISNNSFKENYEMKYDNPLSGERIFGFGNVTRQNLTFAENNNKIRILENYLYFRFGAQYRETNIKLNGQDIETNNSQFLEIFNDLLDSNRQFRALFEGDRIHTKEIAQFAELEFRLGGFRFLPGYRNDYYDKSGEKKDSIRARIEYEFVKTGTKLLAGSGEHYNAPTRIEQYSSKSGNPNLKMEYSVHSSVGIEQSIGTDYLIKIEGFHNTYSNLVTPDSNIQNPYTPNNQIRDIVNDPTYVVENPYIVTNLNYSNLRDGYSRGIEIFLKKNHNGIKRIFGWLSYTNSISKRNNHQARLTDDEQRQRTIDNSMRTLIYQTNYEGNYINFYDDGNYEILYDNDKEEYYDYDRTHMLSFVGGWKFLDDWQIGGKYMYLTNVPITPIVGSENASAGSSTGINLYLPTYSKDYNSARWPDFHQLDIRLDRFYNYQWGYMNVYIEFINFFGNRNQISQNFNNLYPYSTYSLQNPLTGNMVQPTNPEPIYNSNYINSKTGSGNVYYLPLISVGMQAKF